The following coding sequences lie in one Sorghum bicolor cultivar BTx623 chromosome 6, Sorghum_bicolor_NCBIv3, whole genome shotgun sequence genomic window:
- the LOC8083414 gene encoding uncharacterized protein LOC8083414, which translates to MPSVADALATDEAIDFSVIKTLVDLSPEYLIGAPDSVRERVALRGVEKHGTFADAAEGAAAVAPPPSKILRVDAVRSCEDLLVELTEQVGSSGIRDIIMPFRQDIQNFICIKKPTLPESSLELLRELDPEIQSMAASSSVEQNGISRNTTIISPYAMSTILTPILIHLGPLLPVLSFSLGI; encoded by the exons ATGCCCTCGGTCGCTGATGCCCTCGCTACCGATGAGGCCATCGATTTCTCCGTAATAAAGA CGCTGGTGGACCTCTCGCCTGAGTACCTCATCGGCGCCCCAGATTCCGTGCGGGAGCGGGTGGCGCTCCGGGGCGTCGAGAAGCATGGAACCTTCGCCGACGCCGCCGAAGGTGCTGCTGCAGTGGCGCCACCTCCGTCGAAGATTCTTAGGGTTGACGCCGTCCGCTCTTGCGAGGACTTGCTGGTTGAGCTCACCGAGCAG GTTGGAAGCTCTGGAATTCGGGATATAATTATGCCTTTTAGACAAGATATTCAAAACTTTATTTGTATCAAGAAACCTACACTACCAGAGTCTTCTTTGGAATTG CTTAGAGAATTGGACCCAGAGATCCAATCTATGGCTGCATCATCATCAGTGGAGCAGAATGGTATATCAAGAAACACGACAATCATCAGTCCTTATGCAATGTCCACCATCTTAACTCCAATATTGATACACCTAGGCCCACTATTGCCAGTACTGAGCTTCAGCCTGGGAATTTAA
- the LOC8067725 gene encoding 3-ketoacyl-CoA synthase 6: MTPAAAMLEGARTFSNGVIVELLPVHVLILVILGAGVAMLLWRLHRPQDVYLVDYGCFLGEPRHRVPFATALEHGRLMNDLIDEESLSFMVRLHQKSAIGEETSVPDSFRCIPPDRGIEASRQEAELVIFSAVDKAFARSQLNPENIDAVIVACSFTTVTPVFADVVVNRYKLRDDVQSVNLSGMGCSGALIVVGLARNLLRVVPPGRHVLVIATEILSSMLYTGTKREMLVPNVLFRMGAAAMIMTNSPERARFRLGPIVRTLTAARDSDYQCAFQEEDDEGITGINLSKDLPVVAANALKGHITAFGPAVLPVSELLRVAFSIVRNRLFSAGTTKEYRPAFGKVFQHFCIHPGGRRVLYEVQRGLGLSDRDMEASHMTLHRFGNMASSSLLYELDYIEAKRWMKKGDRLCMISFSPGIDCSSVVWECVKPTADTDSGPWAGCIHRYPVQLPKIVERA; encoded by the coding sequence ATGACACCTGCTGCCGCTATGCTTGAAGGTGCACGGACATTTAGCAATGGCGTGATCGTCGAATTGCTTCCGGTTCACGTCCTGATCCTAGTGATCCTGGGGGCCGGTGTGGCCATGCTGCTGTGGCGCCTTCACCGGCCGCAGGACGTGTACCTCGTGGACTATGGCTGCTTCCTGGGCGAACCACGGCACAGGGTCCCGTTCGCGACGGCCCTGGAGCACGGACGCCTCATGAACGACCTCATCGACGAGGAGAGCCTGAGCTTCATGGTCCGGCTGCACCAGAAGTCCGCCATCGGCGAGGAGACGAGCGTGCCGGACTCGTTCCGCTGCATCCCGCCCGACCGCGGCATCGAGGCGTCCCGGCAGGAAGCCGAGCTGGTCATCTTCTCCGCCGTCGACAAGGCGTTCGCCAGGAGCCAGCTGAACCCCGAGAACATCGACGCCGTCATCGTCGCGTGCAGCTTCACCACGGTGACGCCGGTGTTCGCCGACGTCGTGGTGAACAGGTACAAGCTCCGCGACGACGTGCAGAGCGTGAACCTGTCCGGGATGGGGTGCAGCGGCGCGCTCATCGTCGTCGGCCTCGCCAGGAACCTCCTGCGGGTGGTGCCGCCGGGGAGGCACGTCCTGGTCATCGCCACCGAGATCCTGTCGTCCATGCTCTACACCGGAACGAAACGGGAGATGCTGGTGCCCAATGTGCTGTTCCGGATGGGCGCGGCCGCCATGATCATGACCAACTCCCCCGAGCGCGCCCGTTTCAGGCTCGGCCCCATCGTGCGCACGCTGACGGCGGCACGGGACAGTGACTACCAGTGCGCGTTCCAGGAGGAAGACGACGAGGGGATCACTGGCATCAACCTCTCCAAGGACCTGCCGGTGGTCGCCGCGAACGCGCTCAAGGGCCACATCACGGCGTTCGGCCCCGCCGTGCTGCCTGTCTCCGAGCTCCTCCGGGTCGCCTTCTCCATCGTTAGAAACAGGCTCTTTagtgcagggacgacgaagGAGTACCGCCCGGCGTTCGGCAAGGTGTTCCAGCACTTCTGCATCCACCCGGGCGGACGGAGGGTGCTGTACGAGGTGCAGCGAGGGCTAGGGCTCTCTGACCGTGACATGGAGGCGTCGCACATGACGCTGCACCGCTTCGGGAACATGGCCAGCAGCTCGCTGCTGTACGAGCTCGACTACATCGAGGCCAAGCGCTGGATGAAGAAGGGTGACCGACTGTGCATGATCTCCTTCAGCCCGGGTATAGACTGCAGCAGCGTCGTGTGGGAGTGCGTCAAGCCGACGGCGGACACCGACAGCGGACCCTGGGCCGGATGCATCCATCGCTACCCTGTCCAGCTTCCCAAAATTGTCGAAAGGGCATAA